One window of Paenibacillus sp. FSL K6-3182 genomic DNA carries:
- a CDS encoding sugar ABC transporter permease encodes MNGYKLALRHKRSLLGVAFIFPWLLGFIFMFATPLIQSIKFSFSKLTVEPTGFILESVGWANFKEALFVDATFNRILTQSVSEMVLNVPMILFFSLFSATLLNQKFRGRILARAIFFLPVILASNAISAAETAGLINLVGDSSVVSEMGEASSTYNIMSMVMILSEIGLPLSFVDYIVQAITRIYEIITSSGVQILIFLAALQSVPGAMYEVAKMEGATAYESFWKITFPLVSPLILTNVIYTIIDSFSGSAVTDMIFSTAFTTQNFGLSAAMSWVYTLIISVVLVIIGVLLSRRVHYN; translated from the coding sequence ATGAATGGATATAAGCTAGCTCTGCGGCACAAGCGCTCACTTCTAGGCGTAGCATTTATTTTCCCATGGCTGCTGGGCTTCATATTTATGTTTGCGACGCCGCTTATCCAATCTATTAAATTCAGCTTCAGTAAGCTAACGGTGGAACCGACTGGATTTATATTGGAATCGGTTGGTTGGGCGAATTTTAAAGAAGCGTTGTTCGTAGATGCTACCTTTAATCGGATTTTGACCCAATCCGTTTCAGAAATGGTTTTGAATGTACCGATGATATTATTTTTCAGCCTTTTCTCTGCTACGCTGCTTAATCAGAAGTTTCGTGGCAGAATACTCGCAAGAGCGATATTTTTCCTTCCGGTCATACTCGCTTCCAATGCGATTTCAGCTGCAGAAACAGCGGGTCTTATTAATCTCGTAGGCGATTCATCGGTCGTAAGTGAAATGGGTGAAGCTTCTTCAACCTATAATATTATGTCAATGGTCATGATACTTAGTGAAATAGGATTGCCGCTATCGTTCGTTGACTACATCGTTCAGGCGATTACTAGAATCTATGAGATTATTACAAGCTCAGGTGTGCAAATTCTTATTTTTCTAGCTGCTTTGCAGTCCGTTCCAGGTGCCATGTATGAGGTGGCTAAGATGGAAGGCGCTACAGCCTATGAATCGTTCTGGAAAATCACATTTCCATTAGTTAGCCCGCTCATTTTGACCAATGTCATCTATACGATTATTGATTCATTCTCGGGCAGCGCGGTTACGGATATGATTTTCTCGACGGCATTCACCACGCAAAACTTTGGGCTCAGCGCAGCGATGTCTTGGGTTTACACGTTGATTATAAGCGTTGTTTTGGTCATTATCGGAGTGCTGCTATCGAGAAGAGTACATTACAACTGA
- a CDS encoding DUF5696 domain-containing protein, with product MKNRKKLVAVLACTAAICILVCSVLLFTSRGAKAVKAAAYMKMTTELEAGAAIKEMPDSSKGVPGMQLVADNSELSLYYSAETTEVAVRDKRQGQIWYSNPPNRSEDAIASGFEKEILSSQLTVLFRDSIGTLDTFTNFTESIANKQFTAESIENGIRITYTIGDTSIGVDALPRYISKVRLEEKVLSKLDAPTAKYVGLRYYPKADNKEVLERLDAQVSKPLVLSKMTAAFVKAGYSDEDLAFDNEENGVAGGGESSKPNFVIPLEYRIDGGSLVASVPVNQVKESGGYQIRSIEMLNFFGAADKENEGYMFVPDGTGSLIHLNNGKVKEEQYVQRVYGLDPNDNSYRRGQVSESARMPVFGMKAGSAAWFAVIEEGDAVASIAADISGKKNSYNYIHSSYSLRGEDELELYTGSKIQEIQLLSEEIYKGDIQIRYSFLSGDKASYSGMAELYRNRLVAENKLQPLKDDDRLPFYLDILGTVDKRKSFLGVPYSSVVSMTSFEQASQMAEQLKSDGVDRLLMRYTGWFGNGVNHQTPVKLKVDSELGSKSSFIKLANQLEQSGGMLFPDVAFQQIYHDDGGFVPSSDASRFVTREEAELYPYNRALNRMDMLLGSYYLLSPAKLPYFVDTFMKKYDSLGMRGISLRDLGNVLSSDFRTSRVIQRETAKKIVEDELSKVDERVDQTMLTGGNAYVWPYADHLINVPTSSSGFVLTDEEVPFYQMVIHGYVDYAGGAINLEDEQDIQQQLLRSVELGSAPHFSWSYEPSSKLKFTHFDKLFSTHYKDWYDQALSMYKEANDVLSGVRNAQMVKHILHQEGVVEMQYSNGKSIIVNYTDKQVSINGNKVEAQNYWVGGER from the coding sequence TGTGAGGGATAAACGGCAAGGCCAAATCTGGTACAGCAATCCGCCCAATCGGAGTGAGGATGCTATCGCATCGGGCTTCGAGAAGGAAATATTGTCTTCTCAGTTGACGGTACTGTTCCGGGATTCAATCGGTACGCTGGATACATTCACCAACTTCACGGAAAGTATCGCAAATAAGCAATTTACAGCTGAGAGCATTGAGAACGGCATTCGTATCACCTATACGATTGGCGATACGTCAATCGGCGTGGATGCCTTGCCAAGGTATATAAGCAAAGTGCGATTGGAAGAGAAGGTGCTCTCCAAGCTGGATGCGCCGACGGCCAAATATGTGGGATTGCGCTATTATCCCAAAGCGGACAATAAGGAAGTATTAGAGAGACTAGATGCGCAGGTTTCCAAGCCGCTTGTATTGAGCAAAATGACGGCGGCATTCGTCAAGGCTGGTTATTCCGATGAGGATCTTGCTTTCGACAATGAGGAAAATGGCGTTGCAGGCGGCGGCGAATCGAGCAAACCAAACTTCGTTATTCCTTTGGAATACCGCATTGATGGCGGTTCGCTGGTTGCATCCGTTCCAGTCAATCAGGTCAAAGAAAGCGGAGGCTATCAAATTCGCAGCATCGAGATGCTTAATTTCTTTGGCGCTGCAGATAAGGAAAACGAAGGATATATGTTCGTGCCGGATGGAACCGGAAGCTTGATCCATCTTAACAACGGCAAGGTAAAGGAAGAGCAATACGTACAAAGAGTATATGGCCTTGATCCGAACGATAACAGCTACCGCCGCGGTCAAGTAAGCGAGAGTGCTAGAATGCCGGTATTTGGGATGAAGGCAGGGAGCGCAGCATGGTTTGCGGTGATTGAAGAAGGTGATGCTGTTGCCAGCATCGCTGCTGATATCAGCGGTAAAAAAAATTCCTACAATTATATTCACAGCAGCTACTCATTGCGTGGAGAAGATGAGCTTGAGCTTTACACAGGCTCAAAGATTCAAGAAATCCAGCTGTTGAGTGAAGAGATTTATAAAGGCGATATTCAAATTAGGTACAGCTTTCTCTCTGGCGATAAGGCGAGCTATTCAGGAATGGCAGAGCTTTATCGTAACAGGCTTGTAGCTGAAAACAAGCTTCAGCCATTAAAAGATGATGATAGGCTTCCATTTTATTTGGATATTCTAGGAACGGTCGACAAGCGGAAATCATTCCTTGGCGTACCGTACAGCTCCGTCGTTTCCATGACATCCTTTGAGCAAGCCTCACAAATGGCTGAACAACTGAAGTCGGATGGGGTTGATCGATTGCTCATGCGTTACACAGGCTGGTTCGGCAACGGCGTCAATCATCAGACACCAGTAAAGCTGAAAGTGGACAGTGAGCTCGGAAGCAAGTCCAGCTTCATTAAGCTAGCGAATCAACTGGAGCAATCCGGCGGGATGTTGTTCCCAGATGTAGCCTTTCAGCAAATTTATCATGATGATGGAGGTTTTGTTCCATCCTCTGATGCATCGCGGTTCGTTACACGGGAGGAAGCAGAGCTTTATCCTTATAACCGAGCGCTTAATCGAATGGATATGCTATTAGGCTCGTATTATTTGTTGTCACCGGCAAAGCTTCCCTACTTCGTTGATACGTTTATGAAGAAATATGATTCGCTTGGCATGCGGGGAATATCGCTGCGGGATCTTGGAAACGTACTGAGCTCGGACTTCCGTACGAGCAGAGTCATTCAACGCGAAACGGCTAAAAAAATCGTTGAGGATGAGCTGAGCAAGGTGGATGAGCGCGTCGATCAAACGATGCTTACGGGCGGAAATGCTTATGTATGGCCATACGCAGATCATCTTATAAATGTGCCAACGTCATCCAGCGGCTTCGTGCTAACGGATGAGGAAGTTCCATTTTATCAAATGGTTATTCATGGATATGTCGATTATGCTGGCGGTGCGATTAACTTAGAGGATGAGCAGGATATTCAGCAGCAGCTGCTTCGTTCGGTAGAGCTTGGCTCAGCGCCGCATTTTTCATGGAGCTATGAACCATCGTCTAAACTGAAATTCACTCATTTTGACAAGCTGTTCTCTACCCATTACAAAGACTGGTATGATCAAGCGCTGTCGATGTATAAGGAAGCAAACGATGTGCTCTCCGGTGTGAGAAACGCTCAAATGGTGAAGCATATTCTCCATCAAGAAGGTGTCGTAGAGATGCAATACAGCAATGGGAAATCGATTATTGTCAATTACACAGATAAGCAAGTCAGCATTAACGGAAACAAAGTTGAAGCTCAAAACTATTGGGTAGGAGGTGAGCGTTAA